One genomic segment of Paenibacillus sp. FSL H8-0332 includes these proteins:
- a CDS encoding Zn-dependent hydrolase, translating to MKPPVPHVPAGEMLKLLDELAAYSAQGPGVTRLLYTPEWQGVQHFLQERMAGLGLEVRMDQVGNVYGTLAGSQVSDKVILTGSHIDTVVNGGRYDGAYGVAAAVTALHYLLETFGPPLRTLAVVSFCEEEGSRFPLTFWGSGNVTGLYNGKESIDCADVNGITLAAAMAACGLTGNEGLAAEAAAGLEQSFWRNSSPVRSDIAAYVELHIEQGIILERTSRKIGVVQAIAGQRRYLVKVGGTANHAGTTPMGLRQDALAGSAEMLLALERSALAEGDPLVATTGRLEVYPGTSNVIPGEVQFTLDIRHSEAGVLERFCAAVLAEFAELGRRRGLTLEVQMLLETAPAPMDQELRAALEEICLQQEKPYLSMVSGAGHDAQLFAPRCPAAMIFVPSRGGISHSPGEYTSPEDLAAGLEVLTAILYRLAYAEDT from the coding sequence ATGAAGCCGCCGGTCCCGCATGTCCCGGCCGGGGAGATGCTGAAGCTGCTGGATGAACTCGCAGCCTATAGCGCCCAGGGTCCCGGAGTTACCCGGCTGCTGTATACGCCGGAGTGGCAAGGGGTTCAGCATTTTTTGCAGGAGAGAATGGCTGGACTCGGGCTTGAAGTCCGGATGGATCAGGTGGGGAATGTCTATGGCACATTGGCCGGTTCTCAGGTAAGCGATAAGGTCATCCTGACCGGCTCGCATATCGATACGGTGGTTAACGGCGGACGGTATGACGGGGCTTATGGAGTAGCGGCAGCTGTAACTGCACTGCATTATCTTCTGGAGACCTTCGGTCCGCCGCTGCGGACACTTGCGGTGGTATCTTTCTGCGAGGAAGAGGGCAGCCGCTTTCCGCTGACGTTCTGGGGCTCGGGGAATGTAACCGGGTTGTATAACGGCAAGGAAAGTATAGACTGTGCAGATGTGAATGGGATCACGCTGGCGGCTGCGATGGCGGCCTGCGGCCTGACAGGGAATGAAGGGTTGGCCGCTGAAGCTGCGGCGGGTCTGGAGCAAAGCTTCTGGCGCAATAGTAGCCCTGTGCGCAGTGATATTGCCGCTTATGTCGAGCTGCATATTGAACAGGGGATTATTCTGGAGCGGACGTCCCGGAAAATCGGGGTCGTGCAGGCTATCGCCGGACAGCGGCGGTATCTTGTCAAGGTCGGCGGGACGGCCAATCATGCAGGGACTACGCCGATGGGATTAAGACAGGATGCACTCGCCGGGAGTGCGGAGATGCTGCTGGCATTGGAGCGGTCCGCCCTGGCGGAGGGTGATCCGCTGGTAGCCACAACGGGGCGGCTAGAGGTCTATCCGGGGACATCCAATGTGATTCCCGGCGAAGTGCAGTTCACGCTGGATATCCGGCATAGCGAAGCCGGAGTGCTGGAGCGCTTCTGCGCAGCGGTCCTGGCGGAGTTCGCTGAGCTTGGGCGCAGGCGCGGCCTGACGCTTGAGGTACAGATGCTGCTGGAGACAGCCCCTGCTCCTATGGACCAGGAGCTGCGCGCGGCTCTTGAAGAGATCTGTCTCCAGCAGGAGAAGCCTTATCTGAGCATGGTCAGCGGTGCGGGGCATGACGCCCAGCTGTTCGCCCCGCGCTGCCCGGCTGCGATGATCTTCGTGCCGAGCCGGGGCGGGATCAGCCATTCTCCCGGGGAGTATACCTCACCGGAGGATCTCGCTGCTGGACTGGAAGTGCTGACAGCCATATTATATAGATTAGCTTATGCTGAGGATACGTAA
- a CDS encoding alanine--glyoxylate aminotransferase family protein, giving the protein MKRYEDLSPSLRCIMTPGPVEVDPRVLRAMSYPVLGQFDPEFTEIMNETMEMLRELFATKNQWAYPVDGTSRSGIEAVMVSLIAPGDRVLVPVFGRFGHLLHEIAERCGAEVLTIEQTWGRVFPAEEVIAAIRSFKPDVVAMVHGETSTGRVQPLAEIGRACREQDALLIVDAVATIGGVPVETDAWMLDAVVGGTQKCLSIPSGMAPVTYNDRAEAKLLKRKQVERGLRTDTAAVSELPVVRSNYLDLSMLQDYWSPRRLNHHTEMTSMLYALREGLRLVLEEGLEARYARHKFHEQALIAGLSAMGLELYGEAESKLTVVTCVLIPAGIDGESVRSMLLHRFGIEIASSFGPLQGQIWRIGTMGFSCRENNVLRLLGALEAVLVRHGYAVPASQGVQAALDVYDSKVR; this is encoded by the coding sequence ATGAAGCGGTACGAAGATTTGTCGCCGTCCTTGCGATGCATTATGACCCCCGGCCCCGTGGAGGTTGATCCGCGTGTACTGCGGGCGATGTCTTATCCGGTGCTGGGACAATTCGATCCAGAATTCACAGAGATCATGAATGAGACGATGGAGATGCTGCGTGAGCTGTTCGCCACCAAGAATCAGTGGGCGTATCCGGTAGACGGGACTTCGCGTTCCGGCATTGAGGCGGTGATGGTCAGCCTGATTGCACCGGGGGACCGGGTGCTGGTCCCGGTCTTTGGCCGTTTCGGTCATTTGCTCCATGAGATTGCTGAACGCTGCGGGGCTGAGGTACTCACGATAGAACAGACCTGGGGCCGTGTTTTTCCTGCGGAGGAGGTAATTGCAGCTATTCGTAGCTTCAAGCCGGATGTGGTGGCGATGGTTCACGGCGAGACCTCTACAGGCCGTGTGCAGCCGCTGGCCGAGATCGGGCGTGCCTGCCGGGAGCAGGATGCGCTGCTGATTGTGGACGCCGTGGCGACGATCGGCGGGGTGCCGGTAGAGACAGATGCCTGGATGCTGGATGCCGTGGTCGGCGGAACGCAGAAGTGCCTGTCCATCCCTTCAGGTATGGCCCCGGTAACGTATAATGACCGGGCTGAGGCCAAGCTGCTGAAGCGCAAGCAGGTAGAACGTGGACTTAGAACTGACACTGCTGCTGTCAGCGAGCTGCCCGTGGTGCGCAGTAATTACCTCGACCTGAGTATGCTGCAGGATTACTGGAGTCCCCGGCGGCTCAATCACCATACGGAGATGACCTCCATGCTCTACGCTCTGCGTGAAGGCCTGCGGCTGGTCCTGGAGGAAGGGCTGGAAGCGCGGTATGCCCGGCACAAATTCCATGAGCAAGCCCTGATTGCCGGACTGTCAGCTATGGGGCTGGAGCTGTACGGGGAGGCGGAGAGCAAGCTGACGGTAGTCACCTGTGTGCTCATTCCGGCGGGCATAGACGGGGAATCCGTCCGTTCCATGCTGCTGCACCGTTTCGGCATTGAGATCGCCAGCTCCTTCGGGCCCTTACAAGGCCAGATTTGGCGGATTGGTACCATGGGCTTCAGCTGCCGGGAGAATAATGTGCTGCGTCTGCTTGGCGCGCTGGAGGCCGTGCTTGTCCGCCATGGGTACGCGGTACCTGCCAGTCAGGGCGTTCAGGCGGCACTTGACGTATATGATTCAAAAGTAAGATAA
- a CDS encoding adenine deaminase C-terminal domain-containing protein has protein sequence MTYTRQPLADCVPELVATARGDQKATLVITGGKLVNVCSGEILDGMSVAVQGGRIAYVGKDVSHTIGERTQVIDAAGRYIAPGLIDGHCHIESTQLTVTEFARAVLPLGTTGGFFDAHEIANVFGLKGIKLMLDEMRGTPLAAYMQVASCVPSAGAEFETTGASIGPEEVAEAYTWGEDVIALGEVMNFPGVVYGDEKMIGEIQATLRAGRYVDGHFTWPASDWRLPVYAAAGVTGDHECVTAEDVIERVRLGMYAKMRRGSAWHDVAKTITAHTEHGLDPRRMMLVTDDRSSESLRDEGHMDFVVRHAISQGVKPVTAFQMATINTAERFGVARDIGSITPGSCADIILLDGNLADVHVVMTIAAGVVVAENGSMTAELSPYTYPDEVLASVHLQQPPVPADFVIHAPIEEGVLATRVIQVIENHVETDELIMNLPVAGSELVVQGGLCKIAVLERHKGTGNKSVGVVQGIGFREPAAIAMTVAHDSHNVLVIGNDDGLMAQAAAAVAEAQGGVAVITAAGTTLFPLAIAGLMSAEPFEIAAAQSAAISKALYDAGCTLNYAFMTLSLLALAVIPTLRISDKGLVRISPEEGIQLVPLFVS, from the coding sequence ATGACTTATACACGACAACCATTGGCCGACTGCGTGCCTGAGTTGGTAGCTACAGCCCGGGGAGATCAGAAGGCTACACTGGTAATTACAGGCGGCAAGCTGGTCAATGTATGCTCCGGTGAGATTCTGGACGGCATGTCCGTCGCTGTACAGGGCGGGCGCATTGCTTACGTCGGCAAGGACGTCTCCCATACGATTGGGGAGAGAACGCAGGTTATTGATGCGGCGGGCAGATACATTGCTCCCGGCCTGATTGATGGACACTGCCACATTGAGAGCACTCAATTGACGGTGACTGAATTCGCCCGCGCTGTACTGCCGCTGGGGACGACCGGAGGCTTCTTCGATGCCCATGAGATTGCCAACGTATTCGGGCTTAAGGGAATTAAGCTGATGCTTGACGAGATGCGGGGAACGCCGCTGGCTGCCTATATGCAGGTGGCTTCCTGTGTCCCTTCTGCGGGTGCGGAATTTGAGACAACCGGCGCGTCCATCGGACCGGAGGAAGTAGCGGAAGCCTACACCTGGGGCGAGGATGTGATCGCACTCGGCGAAGTCATGAACTTCCCGGGGGTAGTCTATGGCGATGAGAAGATGATTGGGGAGATTCAGGCCACGCTGCGTGCGGGACGGTATGTCGACGGGCATTTCACCTGGCCGGCGAGTGACTGGAGACTTCCGGTCTATGCCGCAGCAGGGGTGACCGGGGATCATGAGTGTGTGACAGCGGAGGATGTGATCGAACGCGTACGTCTGGGGATGTATGCCAAAATGCGCCGCGGCTCTGCCTGGCATGATGTCGCCAAAACTATCACGGCGCATACCGAGCATGGGCTGGACCCGCGCCGGATGATGCTGGTGACGGATGACCGCAGCTCCGAATCGCTGCGCGATGAGGGGCATATGGATTTTGTCGTACGCCATGCGATCTCCCAGGGAGTGAAGCCGGTCACGGCTTTTCAGATGGCAACGATCAACACAGCCGAGCGCTTCGGCGTAGCCCGCGATATCGGCTCCATTACGCCGGGCTCCTGCGCGGATATCATTCTGCTGGACGGGAATCTGGCTGATGTTCATGTGGTCATGACAATTGCGGCTGGCGTTGTTGTGGCTGAGAACGGAAGCATGACGGCTGAACTGAGTCCGTACACTTACCCGGATGAAGTGCTGGCCTCCGTGCATCTGCAGCAGCCTCCGGTTCCCGCAGACTTCGTGATTCACGCGCCCATTGAGGAAGGTGTGCTGGCCACGCGGGTTATCCAGGTCATTGAGAATCATGTGGAGACCGACGAGCTGATCATGAACCTGCCAGTGGCTGGATCGGAGCTGGTTGTGCAGGGCGGCCTGTGCAAAATCGCTGTTTTGGAGCGGCACAAGGGAACCGGCAACAAATCTGTCGGGGTCGTGCAGGGCATCGGCTTCCGCGAGCCTGCGGCCATAGCGATGACTGTAGCTCATGACAGCCATAATGTGCTGGTCATCGGCAACGATGATGGCCTAATGGCGCAGGCAGCAGCTGCCGTGGCGGAAGCGCAGGGCGGTGTTGCGGTGATTACCGCTGCCGGGACCACCTTGTTCCCGCTGGCGATTGCCGGACTGATGTCCGCAGAGCCATTCGAGATTGCCGCTGCGCAATCTGCTGCCATCAGCAAAGCGTTATATGATGCGGGCTGTACGCTGAACTATGCTTTTATGACCCTGTCTCTGCTGGCCCTGGCGGTTATCCCCACACTGCGGATCTCCGATAAAGGCTTGGTGCGGATCTCCCCCGAAGAGGGAATTCAACTGGTACCGTTGTTCGTCAGCTAA
- a CDS encoding IDEAL domain-containing protein: MMRLETQDILNITRKQITGIFKMEPVELKFVNDYQGEQYLLTNDKLHLSNQHYWAKVMECVFENHVRPVLMCEVLYFLRNEFLESDIKLMFSYDFAEGSEGEAAASAEISFKDSPDLQPDEIAELIDFALTLQDKQWFEELTAKYKQLTLQ; the protein is encoded by the coding sequence ATGATGAGATTAGAAACACAGGACATCTTGAATATCACCAGGAAGCAAATTACCGGTATTTTTAAAATGGAGCCGGTTGAACTGAAATTTGTCAATGATTATCAGGGTGAGCAGTATCTGCTGACCAATGATAAACTGCATCTCAGCAACCAGCATTATTGGGCTAAGGTCATGGAATGTGTGTTCGAGAACCATGTCAGACCTGTTCTGATGTGCGAGGTGCTCTACTTCCTGCGCAATGAGTTTCTGGAAAGTGACATCAAGCTGATGTTCTCCTATGATTTTGCGGAGGGCTCGGAGGGGGAAGCGGCGGCTTCGGCCGAGATCAGCTTCAAGGATTCGCCGGATCTGCAGCCTGATGAAATTGCCGAATTGATTGATTTTGCGCTGACTTTGCAGGATAAGCAGTGGTTCGAGGAACTGACTGCCAAATATAAACAGCTCACTCTTCAGTAA
- the hemH gene encoding ferrochelatase: MNQSCIGVILAQIGTPDAPSAKAVRPYLKRFLSDRRIIDYHPLLWQPLLRGIILRTRPRRSAKLYQEIWMEEGSPLLVHSRSQQAALQALLGSSYQVELGLAYSTPGMAEAFRKLEASGITRIIVLPLFPQYSSTTTASVYEAASFAALGRHSRSGQVSKRFVPALRYVEAYHDAPGYIAAMRSLLLRQIRAMSEEPDYYVLSFHGIPRRYAETGDPYPQQCQETGRLLAEAMGWTPERWQLSFQSRFGPETWVGPSTADTLKELSGRGIRRPLIFSPGLVTDCLETLHELGVEGRELFAMGGGNAEMLEVAPCLNDTEEWISFLAELVSGTAQGWHPAI; the protein is encoded by the coding sequence ATGAATCAGTCGTGTATAGGCGTTATTCTTGCTCAGATCGGAACTCCTGACGCCCCGAGCGCCAAGGCGGTCCGCCCCTATCTGAAGCGGTTTCTGTCTGACCGCAGAATCATTGATTATCATCCGCTGCTCTGGCAGCCGCTGCTGCGCGGTATTATTCTGCGCACCCGTCCGCGCCGGTCCGCGAAGCTGTATCAGGAGATCTGGATGGAAGAGGGCTCGCCTCTGCTCGTCCACTCCAGATCACAGCAGGCAGCGCTCCAGGCACTGCTGGGCAGCAGCTATCAAGTTGAGCTGGGGCTTGCTTACAGCACCCCCGGCATGGCTGAAGCCTTCCGCAAGCTGGAAGCTTCGGGCATTACCCGGATCATTGTACTTCCTTTATTCCCGCAGTATTCCTCTACTACAACTGCTTCTGTCTATGAAGCTGCAAGCTTCGCCGCCCTGGGACGGCACAGCCGTTCCGGTCAGGTATCCAAGCGGTTCGTACCGGCGCTGCGGTATGTAGAAGCCTACCATGATGCGCCCGGCTACATCGCAGCGATGAGATCCTTATTGCTGCGGCAGATCCGCGCCATGAGTGAAGAGCCTGATTATTATGTCCTGTCCTTCCACGGCATTCCCCGCCGTTATGCCGAGACCGGAGATCCCTATCCGCAGCAGTGCCAGGAGACAGGCCGACTGCTCGCAGAAGCGATGGGCTGGACCCCGGAACGCTGGCAGCTCTCCTTCCAGTCCCGCTTCGGCCCGGAGACCTGGGTAGGCCCGTCTACCGCCGATACCCTGAAAGAGCTAAGCGGACGCGGAATCCGGCGGCCGCTGATTTTCTCACCCGGACTTGTCACTGACTGCCTCGAAACGCTGCATGAGCTGGGAGTAGAAGGCCGGGAGCTCTTCGCCATGGGCGGCGGAAACGCCGAGATGCTGGAGGTGGCCCCTTGTCTGAACGACACGGAAGAGTGGATTAGCTTCCTCGCGGAACTGGTAAGCGGCACAGCCCAGGGGTGGCACCCCGCTATATAA